The sequence below is a genomic window from Streptomyces sp. NBC_00289.
CTCACCGACGCGGACAAGAACAAGTTCGGCTACACCATCCGCGGTGGCGCCGGCTCGATCGCCCAGGCGCTGGACGCGATGTACGGGCAGTCCGGCATCACGTCGTTCTGGGACGCGAGCGGTGACAAGACCACCGTCAACGACCCGAAGAACGTGGCGGCGCTGGAGAAGTACGCCGCTCTCTACAAGAAGGACACCCCGTCCGCCGACCTCAACAACGACTTCACCAAGATGGTCGCCCAGTGGGACTCCGGCACCATCGGCATGCTGAACCACAACCTGGGTTCCTACCAGGACCACGTGAAGGCGCTCGGCGCCGACAGGTTCCGGGGCATCCCGCAGCCGGTCGGCGCCACCGGCAAGCGGGTGCAGGTGTCCAACCCCGTGGACGGGCTCGGGCTGTTCAAGAACTCCAAGAACAAGGGAGCCGCCTGGAAGTTCATCGAGTTCGCCACCTCGCACGCGGAGAGCTCCAAGTTCAACGAGTCGGCCGGGCAGGTCCCGTCGAACAACGACGCGGCCAAGGACGCCTGGATCTCCAAGGCGGAGCCGACCAAGCTGGCCGCCGCCGCGCTGACCGACGGTTCCACGACCATCGTGCAGCTGCCGTACTACCTGCCGGACTGGAACACCATCTCCAAGGCCGACAACGAGCCGAACTTCCAGAAGGTCCTGCTCGGCAAGATGAGCGCGAAGGACTTCCTGGACACGGTGGCCGACCAGCTGAACGCGGCGCAGGCCGAGTGGAAGCAGCGCGGCTAACTCCGCCGGTCGGTGCCGTACGCGGTCGGTCCGGGGTGGTGAGGTCGTGCTCGATCCCCGGACCGGCCGTGGCCCGGCGCGCCCACGCGGCGCGGCCGAACACGCCCACAGCCCCGCCTCCGAAGAACCCATCTCCCTGTTGAGAGGTGCACTTCCCGTGTCCCTTACCCGTAGACAGGTCACCGGCGCGGCTCTCGCCGCCCTCCCCCTCGCCCTCGGCGCCGTCGGTACCGCGCAGGCCTCCGGGCGCCGCCGCACCCTCTACATCGCCGGTGATTCCACCGCCGCCCAGAAGTACGCCGACGCCGCGCCGGAGACCGGATGGGGGATGGCGCTGCCGTTCTTCCTGCACCGGGACCGGCCCGTCGCCAACCACGCGGTGAACGGGCGCAGTTCGAAGAGCTTCGTCGACGAGGGCCGGCTCGACGTCGTCCTCGACGCGATCCGCCCGGGTGACCTCCTGCTCATCCAGTTCGCGCACAACGACGAGAAGACCACCGACCCGGTCCGCTACACCGAGCCCTGGACGACGTACCAGGACTACCTGCGGCAGTACGTCGACGGCGCACGGGCCCGGGGCGCCCGACCGGTGCTCGCCACCCCCGTCGAGCGGCGGCGGTTCGACGCGGACGGCAACGCCGCGCCGAGCCACGGCGACTACCCGGCGGCGATGCGCGCGCTCGCCGGGCAGGAGCGCGTGGCGCTGCTCGACATCCAGGCCCTGTCGCTCGCGCTGTGGCAGAAGCTCGGCGTCGAGGAGACGAAGAAGTACTTCAACTGGACGGCGACCGAGCAGGACAACACGCACTTCAACCCGCCGGGCGCGATCGCCGTGGCCCGGCTCGTCGTGCGGGAGCTGCTGCGCACGCGGGTGCTCGCGCCGCGCGAGGTGCGCCGGCTCGACGAGGAGATCCCCGAGTCCTGGATCACCTGGCCGCCGGCCACCGCGTGACCCACCACTGACGAACCGGAAAGAGAGAGCCGCACCATGAACACACAGAAATGGCATGGGCATGCCACAGCAGTCCGTGTGGCCGCGTCGATCGGCTGCGCCGCGCTCGTCCTGTCCGTGACCGGCACCGCCGCCCAGGCCAAACCCGGCGACCCCGCCCGGCAGACCCTCGCCGCGAACGACGGCTGGGCCGCGTACGGCACCGGCACCACCGGAGGCGCGGCCGCCGACGCCGCGCACGTGCACACCGTCACCACCTGGGCCGGGTTCAAGGCCGCCCTCGCCGCCGACGGCAGCGCGCCGAAGATCATCAAGGTGAAGGGCACGATCGACGCGGTCTCCGAAGGCTGCGACTCCCTCGCCGCGCCCGGCTACGACTTCGACGACTACCTCGCGACGTACGCCCCGGAGAGCTGGGGCCTGGACACCGACCTGAGCGCCGAGCCCGACGACAGCCCCGAGGGCCTGCGCCGCGTGTCCGCCGCGAACCAGGACCAGACCATCAAGGCCGTCGTCCCCGCCAACACCACCATCATCGGCATCGGGAAGAACGCCGGCTTCAAGGGCGCCAGCCTGCAGATCAAGGCCGTCGACAACGTCATCGTCCGCAACCTGACGTTCGAGAGCCCCGTGGACTGCTTCCCGCAGTGGGACCCCACCGACGGCGACAAGGGCAA
It includes:
- a CDS encoding rhamnogalacturonan acetylesterase, which encodes MSLTRRQVTGAALAALPLALGAVGTAQASGRRRTLYIAGDSTAAQKYADAAPETGWGMALPFFLHRDRPVANHAVNGRSSKSFVDEGRLDVVLDAIRPGDLLLIQFAHNDEKTTDPVRYTEPWTTYQDYLRQYVDGARARGARPVLATPVERRRFDADGNAAPSHGDYPAAMRALAGQERVALLDIQALSLALWQKLGVEETKKYFNWTATEQDNTHFNPPGAIAVARLVVRELLRTRVLAPREVRRLDEEIPESWITWPPATA
- a CDS encoding sugar ABC transporter substrate-binding protein, with the translated sequence MKTSIRRSRRAAIAVALGAALALTATACGDDGSGTGGDKGAEGSGKGQVLFWDNNGGVRTDIWKEVIADFEKANPDIEVKYVGIASTEYQSKVDTAIQGGGLPDVGGVGAAMLAGFAAQKVLDPLDDRLAKSSLDGKLNEDMVKSLKAAGGGDGTLYSIPTSANNGVLYYRTDLFEQAGLDEPTTWDKFYEAADKLTDADKNKFGYTIRGGAGSIAQALDAMYGQSGITSFWDASGDKTTVNDPKNVAALEKYAALYKKDTPSADLNNDFTKMVAQWDSGTIGMLNHNLGSYQDHVKALGADRFRGIPQPVGATGKRVQVSNPVDGLGLFKNSKNKGAAWKFIEFATSHAESSKFNESAGQVPSNNDAAKDAWISKAEPTKLAAAALTDGSTTIVQLPYYLPDWNTISKADNEPNFQKVLLGKMSAKDFLDTVADQLNAAQAEWKQRG